One window from the genome of Terriglobales bacterium encodes:
- a CDS encoding rhodanese-like domain-containing protein — translation MYFEQFYLGCLAHASYLLGSGGEAVVVDPQRDVELYLKAAAEHGLAIRHIFETHLHADFVSGHKELAERTGATIYIGARAGAKFPHCGVGDGFELGVGEITLGVLETPGHTPESVCVTVSDPASAVRPWAVLTGDTLFIGDVGRPDLSKTHTPAELAGLLYDSLHQKLLRLPDATQVYPAHGAGSLCGRSMRAERVSTIGTERLTNYALQIESREEFVRAMTANLPARPDYFLQDAEINRQGAAALGQLPSLAAIPAARLQAMIEIGALVLDVRPAGEFAAGHVPGSVNIGLGGQFASWAGTVLGLAARPVLVAASREQVEEARMRLARVGIDVEAGYLEDGVEGWKRAGFALAQTPQMTVEELRRRAGREVEVLDVRREPEWQAGHIAGADWWPVDKFGSEMPPLRRDRPIAVHCKSGYRSMIACSLLEKAGYDNVINVLGGFDAWQAAGLPKELGVCS, via the coding sequence ATGTACTTCGAGCAGTTCTATCTCGGGTGTCTGGCCCACGCCTCCTACCTGCTGGGATCGGGAGGGGAAGCGGTGGTGGTGGACCCGCAGCGCGACGTGGAGCTCTACCTCAAGGCCGCCGCCGAGCACGGCCTGGCCATCCGCCACATCTTCGAGACCCACCTGCACGCCGACTTCGTCTCCGGCCACAAGGAATTGGCCGAGCGCACCGGAGCCACCATCTACATCGGCGCGCGCGCGGGCGCGAAGTTCCCGCATTGCGGCGTGGGCGACGGTTTCGAGCTGGGAGTCGGCGAGATCACCCTGGGCGTGCTCGAGACCCCCGGCCACACTCCCGAGAGCGTCTGCGTGACCGTCAGCGACCCGGCCAGCGCGGTCCGGCCCTGGGCGGTGCTGACCGGGGACACGCTCTTCATCGGCGACGTGGGCCGCCCCGACCTGTCGAAGACCCATACCCCGGCCGAATTGGCCGGGCTGCTCTACGACAGCCTGCACCAGAAGCTGCTGCGGCTTCCCGACGCCACCCAGGTCTATCCCGCGCATGGGGCCGGCTCGCTGTGCGGGCGCAGCATGCGCGCGGAGCGCGTCTCCACCATCGGCACCGAGCGCCTGACCAACTACGCACTGCAGATCGAGAGCCGCGAGGAGTTCGTGCGCGCCATGACCGCCAACCTGCCCGCGCGGCCCGACTACTTCCTCCAGGACGCCGAGATCAACCGCCAGGGCGCGGCCGCGCTCGGCCAGTTGCCTTCGCTCGCCGCCATCCCCGCCGCACGGCTCCAGGCGATGATCGAAATTGGAGCGCTGGTGCTGGACGTCCGGCCCGCCGGCGAGTTTGCCGCCGGCCACGTGCCCGGGTCGGTCAACATCGGTCTGGGCGGGCAGTTCGCCTCCTGGGCGGGGACCGTCCTGGGTCTGGCGGCGCGCCCGGTGCTGGTGGCCGCCTCCCGCGAGCAGGTGGAGGAAGCGCGCATGCGGCTGGCGCGCGTGGGCATCGACGTCGAGGCCGGCTACCTCGAAGACGGCGTCGAAGGCTGGAAGCGCGCTGGCTTTGCGCTGGCGCAGACGCCGCAGATGACAGTGGAGGAACTGCGCCGCCGTGCGGGCCGGGAGGTAGAAGTGCTGGACGTGCGCCGCGAGCCCGAGTGGCAGGCGGGGCACATCGCGGGCGCGGACTGGTGGCCGGTGGACAAGTTCGGCTCCGAGATGCCGCCGCTGCGCCGCGACCGTCCCATCGCCGTGCACTGCAAGAGCGGCTACCGCAGCATGATCGCCTGCAGCCTGCTCGAGAAGGCCGGCTACGACAACGTGATCAACGTGCTCGGCGGCTTCGACGCCTGGCAGGCCGCGGGGCTGCCCAAGGAGTTGGGAGTCTGTAGTTAG